In Granulicella mallensis MP5ACTX8, the sequence TCCGGAAACCGCGACGCGATCTCCGCCGAGCCGGGTGACTGTGAATAGAAGTTGGTCTGCTCGCTCATCGTGTCGATTGCCTCTCCTATCTCCGCGGTGTGACTCGCCAAAATAAAATGCTACGCCACCGCAGCCTTCTTCTGGCGTCGCGTGCCGGACAGATACAAACCTTTTCAGAAGTCACGATTATGCATCATTCTGACGAGAAAGCGTGAATCCAGGATATCGAAGGGAATACTCTTCGCCCTTGCCATACGCTATCGCCCTAATATCCATCCACAAGTCTTCTCGGCAAGCGAGTGAAACCCCGTCACAGCCTGTTCAATATGCTCACGCTTCGTATCCTCAGCCCGGTTATGGCTAAGCCCATTCAAGGACTGCACGAACATCATCACCGCAGGAATGCCCACGCGCGCCACCTCAGCCGCATCATGCAGCGGGCCCGAGGGAAGCCGCTCTGAAACTCCAGCTGTTTCGACGATCGCCTGATCGCAGAAAGCGATCAACTCCGGATGAAATGGAATCGGCTCAATCGACCAGATCTTCGCCCACTCCACCGTGCAGCCCTCTTCCTTCGCAAAACGCTCGCTGGCCTCTCTTGCTTCGCGCAGCATTCCAGCCAGTACCCCGGCATCGAGATCGCGCATATCGAGCGTCGTCTCGCAGCGCCCCACAACCGCCGTCACAATGCCAGGAAAGGTCTTCACACTGCCCATCGTCGCAACAGCTTGAGGGTGCTTGCGCGCGATAGGCCGAATCTCCAGCGCAAGTTTGGCAGCGGCTGCCAGCGCGTCGCGACGGACCTCCATGGGCGTCGAACCGGAGTGCGCCTCCTGGCCGCGAAAGATAATCGCCCATCGCTCCACCCCTTTGGTTCCCTGCACCACACCCAGCGATTTGCCGAGCCTCTCCAGAATCGGCCCCTGCTCGATATGAAGTTCGAGATACGCCGCAAGGTCCTTTTGTTCGACGCTCGCGTCCCCAATCTTCTCGACGGCAACGCCACACTGCTGGAGCGCGGCCTCCAGCGTCAGACCCTCACGATCTGTGCGGACACGATCGGCTTCGATACTGTGCGTCCCCGCAAAGGCGGAGGACCCAAACAGGCTGCGCCCAAAGCGTGCGCCTTCCTCATCGGCCCAGTCAACCAGTTTGATCGTGCAGGGCGGCTTGCCGTTGTACTGCTTGGAGAAGTTCGTCAGAACCTCAAGACCGGCGAGGACACCGAGGCAACCATCGAGCCAGCCGCCATTCGGCACAGAATCCAGATGGCTGCCGAGGACCAGCGCCTTCTCCGACTCGCCCTTCAATGTGACCCAGTGGTTCCCCGCAGCATCGTAGTGATGCTCTACCGGCAAAGCAGCAAGCTTCTGCTCGAACCACGCGCGGGCCTTTAGCCATACCGGCGACCACGCCACGCGCTGGGCCCCGTCCTCGTCGGCGGTCAGAGCACGAAGCTCGTCCAGATTGGTCAGCACTGCCTTGGGATCGATCATGCCAACACCTCAAGATGAAACGTTAGCACCTGGGCTCATTTTAATGCTCGGTAGAGATGAGCTGAGGCGCTCATCCGTTCAGGTTACCGAAGCGAATGGCGCGGACTATTGCAATCATGGCAACAATCGATAGACTTACTGCTGCCAAGGAGAACGTTCCCGAATGAGATCCCTGCTTCCCCTCGCCATACTTCGGTCTGCTGCACGCCATACCCCACAATTGCTGCTCGGCAGCCTTTTCGTCGCGGCAACCTGCATGAACGCGCCTCTGGCCTCTGCACAGCAGACGACTACGGCAGCCCAGGAACAGCAGATCGATCAGATGCTGGCAAAGCTGACCCTCGAAGAAAAGATCGACCTCATCGGCGGTGTCAGCAGCTGGTATACCCACGCGGAACCTTCCATCGGCCTGGCTCCCATTCGCATGTCCGACGGGCCGGCAGGGCTGCGCTCCGGCATTCCGGCGATAGCCTATCCCGCGCCCATCGCCCTCGCAGCCTCCTGGGACCCATCCCTTGCGGAACGCATGGGAGCTTCGCTCGGCCGCGATGCCCACGCACGTGGCGTGGATATCCTGCTGGGACCGGGAGTCAACATCGCCCGCGCGCCCATGGGCGGACGAAACTTCGAGTACATGGGCGAAGACCCCTGGCTGGCCTCGCGGACGGCCGTAGGCTACATCCGTGGCGTGCAATCGCAGGGCGTCGGCGCGACGGTAAAGCATTTCATGCTGAATAACCAGGAGTTCAACCGGCACGATGCAAGCTCCGACGCGGACGAGCGGACCAAGCGCGAGATCTATCTGCCCGCTTTCGAAGCAGCCGTAAAAGAAGCGCATGTCGCCGCCATCATGGACTCTTACAACCTCGTCGACGGAGTACACTCAACGCAAAACGGCTGGATGAACGTCGAGCTCGCCAAGAAAGAGTGGGGCTTCGATGGCGTCATCATGTCCGATTGGGTCGCCGTCTATGACGGTGTCGAGGCGGCAAAGAACGGCCTCGACCTGGAGATGCCGTTTGCGCATTTCATGTCGCGAGACACGTTGCTGCCCGCTGTCCATAACGGCTCCCTCTCCGAAAAACTCATCGACGACAAAGTTCGCCGCATTCTTCGCCTCTCTCTGCGCTTCGGAACGTCCGGCAGACAGGAGGACGATTCGACTTCGCTCTTCTCTGAAGATAGCGACAAGACCGCACTCGACATTGCCAAAGAGAGCATCGTTCTGCTCAAGAACGACGGCGCTGTTCTCCCACTGAATGTCGAGAAGACCTGCACTCTCGCGATCATCGGCCCCAACGCCTCTCCTGCCGTCATGGGCGGGGGCGGAAGCGCCATCGTTGCAACGCACAAGTCTGTCAGCATTCTCGAAGGTATCGCCGATTACGTCTCTGCCCATGCTGCCTCGACTCCCGGCTGTACTCATCGGGTTCTTTACGATGACGGCTTCCCTGCCGGCTACGATGTCTTGTCTCAGAGCCACTTTGAGGGTGGACTGAAGCAGCAGGTCTTCTCGACGAACAACTGGACTGGAGCTGCCACAGAGTCCGTTCGTGACCATCTCGCGGAAGACCGCATCGTTGCTCCGAAGAACGGGTCTATCCGCTGGTCGGGCCGGTTTACGGCGCCGAAGGCAGGCAATTACTTCGTCATCGTGCACGAGGGCCGCGCCCCGGACCATCACACAGTCTTTGTCGATGGCGAGCCGCTTCCGACAAAAAACACCGACCTGCACGGAGAGCTCTACTATCAGCCTCTGCCCCGTCCCCTGATGCAGGGACAAAGCATCGACCTACGCCTGGACTACCTCCCGGGCAACACCGAGGTATCTCCGGGATTTGGGATCCTGCAGGAAGACGATATTCTTTCGGCGCGGGCTCGCTCTATTGCGAAGCACGCCGATGCGGTTCTCTTTACCGCCGGCTTCGATAAGAGTACCGAGCACGAGGGCGCGGATCGCACCTTCGAACTGCCTTTGCTGCAGGACATCTTCATCCGCAATCTTGCAGCCCTCAATCCCAGGACCATCGTCACGCTCAATGCAGGTGGCAACGTCGATATGCGCTCATGGCTCGAGCATGTGC encodes:
- a CDS encoding Zn-dependent hydrolase; translation: MIDPKAVLTNLDELRALTADEDGAQRVAWSPVWLKARAWFEQKLAALPVEHHYDAAGNHWVTLKGESEKALVLGSHLDSVPNGGWLDGCLGVLAGLEVLTNFSKQYNGKPPCTIKLVDWADEEGARFGRSLFGSSAFAGTHSIEADRVRTDREGLTLEAALQQCGVAVEKIGDASVEQKDLAAYLELHIEQGPILERLGKSLGVVQGTKGVERWAIIFRGQEAHSGSTPMEVRRDALAAAAKLALEIRPIARKHPQAVATMGSVKTFPGIVTAVVGRCETTLDMRDLDAGVLAGMLREAREASERFAKEEGCTVEWAKIWSIEPIPFHPELIAFCDQAIVETAGVSERLPSGPLHDAAEVARVGIPAVMMFVQSLNGLSHNRAEDTKREHIEQAVTGFHSLAEKTCGWILGR
- a CDS encoding beta-glucosidase: MRSLLPLAILRSAARHTPQLLLGSLFVAATCMNAPLASAQQTTTAAQEQQIDQMLAKLTLEEKIDLIGGVSSWYTHAEPSIGLAPIRMSDGPAGLRSGIPAIAYPAPIALAASWDPSLAERMGASLGRDAHARGVDILLGPGVNIARAPMGGRNFEYMGEDPWLASRTAVGYIRGVQSQGVGATVKHFMLNNQEFNRHDASSDADERTKREIYLPAFEAAVKEAHVAAIMDSYNLVDGVHSTQNGWMNVELAKKEWGFDGVIMSDWVAVYDGVEAAKNGLDLEMPFAHFMSRDTLLPAVHNGSLSEKLIDDKVRRILRLSLRFGTSGRQEDDSTSLFSEDSDKTALDIAKESIVLLKNDGAVLPLNVEKTCTLAIIGPNASPAVMGGGGSAIVATHKSVSILEGIADYVSAHAASTPGCTHRVLYDDGFPAGYDVLSQSHFEGGLKQQVFSTNNWTGAATESVRDHLAEDRIVAPKNGSIRWSGRFTAPKAGNYFVIVHEGRAPDHHTVFVDGEPLPTKNTDLHGELYYQPLPRPLMQGQSIDLRLDYLPGNTEVSPGFGILQEDDILSARARSIAKHADAVLFTAGFDKSTEHEGADRTFELPLLQDIFIRNLAALNPRTIVTLNAGGNVDMRSWLEHVPALLHLWYPGEEGGTALADVLFGEQNPEGHLPVSFEYKWEDNPTLHSYYPQDTSNPNTPHIRYTEGIFLGYRYYESPAVNTQHTKPRFPFGFGLSYTTFNFSNLALSQPSLKAGDPLTVTLTVQNTGSVEGATVAQLYVGEQSPKVARPAYELKAFQKVNLKPGESKTVSLTLDSRSFAYWSNEKKNWQVDSGRFTIFAGDSSEHLPLKQEVSIH